The Bacteroidota bacterium genomic interval TAATTCTGCGCCATAAGCATAAAATCAATCAAATTAACCAATATGGAAATACGCCATTAATTGAAGCAGTTTTATCAAGGAATTTGAATATGATAAATCTTTTGATAGAAAAAGATTGCGAAATAAATATGCCCGATGAAAATGGTAACACTGCACTAATGTTTGCCGTAGAAATGGGTTTGTCAGATGCCATTTTAATTTTACTTAAAAACAAAGCAAACAGTTCTAAAATCAACAATGACAATAAATATGCTTTTCTTTTTGCAATCGAAAATCAAGATATTGAAACATTAAAACTACTTACATGCAAAAACAATTCTATTTGCAAATGCTATATCGACAAAAAAGCCTATACCTGTGCTCAAAAGACAAACAATAAAAAGCTAATAGCCCTAATGAATTTTGATAATGAAACCTATGCCACCAAAAATACTTATAGTAGAAGATAATATTGCAAATCAAATATTGATGATTGAGCATCTTAAATATTTTCAAGCAAAAGTAGAAATTGCTAACAATGGATTAGAAGCTTTAGAAATGGTAAAAAATCAATCATTTGATATTGTTCTAATGGATTTAAATATGCCTGTTTTGAGCGGGTTTGAAGCAACAAAGAAAATTAGAGAAATTTATTGCAAAGAATACCTTCCAATTATAGCCGTAACCGGAAATTCATCTAATAATGAAGAAAAAATATGTTTAGAAATAGGAATGAATGCATTTGTTAAGAAACCTTATAGTGCAAAAAAAATAGTTTGCGAAATTGAAAAATTACTTAATATATTTGTTTAGAACATACAAACATGAGCAGAGCAAAAGACATTGAAAAGTTCAAAAAAATTGTGAGTCGAATACAAAAAGGAGATGAAAATGCCCTTAATGGAATTTTTGAAGAATATAGAGATCCATTTGTTTATCAATTCTTGAAAATGTTTGGCGAAGACATAAATACAGCTACAAGTATTTATATAGATGCCTTATTAGCGTTTAAAAAAAATATCGCAGAAAATAAAACCCCAAATTTTACTGCCAAGTTTGAAACTTATCTTTTCAAAATAGGGAAAAATATTTATTTAAACAGTAAACGAGGAAAGAAAATTTCATTAATCGAATATTCAGATCGAATTGAAGAAGAAGTTCAGCAGACTATTTTCGAAGAAGAAGAAACCCAAAAGGTAATTATAACAACAGAAGAAATCATTAAACTTGAAAATGCAATAATCCTGAAACTTGATCAATTAAAATCGAAATGCCAGGAAATATTAAAACAAACCTATTATAATGGAATTAAAGCAGAAGAATTAGCAAATCTTATGGAATTGGAAAGCAAAAATGCCCTTTACACTCAAAGGTCAAGATGCTTGGACATTTTGAGAGAGTTAGTTTTCTCAGATTTGTCGGAATCAGAAATTAATAAACAAATTTTAGAAAAATGAGAATAGACTTATATAATAAAATTGATGACTATATATTAAATAGATTGTCAATTCAGGATCGCAATAAGTTTGAAAAAGCAGTATTAATAGATAATAGCTTAAGAAAGGAATTCAAATTTAGGTTAGCTCTTAAGAGAGTAATAGATACAAGAGAAGAAAATCGTCTTAGACAAAATCTAATGAAGCTAAACCAAATAATGAAGCCTTTCAACAAGTTTTCAATGAATGTCGCAAGGTATAGGAATTTTTTAATAATTACCTCTATTGCAGCATCATTTTCGCTTTTGATAATTGCATATTTTCAAATTCAATTAGCTAACAAAAACTATCAATATCTAAGTTCGTATTATTCGGCACCAAACAACTACTATTTTCCAACTCTTAGGTCTGCCAAAATAGAACAAAAACATTCTGAGACAGTTGATGGAATGTACGCCTATGAAACTCAAAAATATGACATAGCTCTTGAGAAGTTGCAATCGGCATTAGAAAAAGACGAAAACAACCAAAACCTGATGTTTTATTTAGGCTCAACACATTTAATGTTGAAAAATCTTCCGGAAGCTAAAGAATTGTTTCTGAAACTTAAAGATGCTGGAAATAAATTTTATGAAAAATATATAGATTGGTCTTTATGCCTAATATACCTTGAGATTGGAGAAACTGAAAATGCAAAAACAGTGCTTAAAAAAATTGTAGAATCCGATAATAATTTTAGCGAAAATGCTTTAAAATTACTTTCGCAGATTGAAGATACCACCGGCAACGATTAATTGTAGGTGTTTTTTTTCATAGTAACCGGGGGGTTTTTGGTAGATTCCCCCCCTTACTTTTCTCTTCGCACAATGTAAAAATACTGTAAGACAATGCAAATTCATATGAAAAGTAGAATTTCATAATTTGTAGATTTTCATGATTTTATGTTTAGTTTTCAAAGGGGGTATCAATTAGGATGCCTCCTTTTTACATAAGCTTTTCAAAATTGGCAAAAACAAATTCATATGAGTTTGACTTTACACAAAATTTGTTTTATTTTTGAAAAACGAAATAACTTTTGAAAAACGTCTTATTAGAAACTAAAAAATCGTTTATTAAACTAATATGTTATGAAAAACTATATAATACTTCTTTTAATAAATTTATCAATTCAAGGTTTTTCTCAAATTACTTCATACCATTGGCTAAGAACTTTGGGAGCTGATGGCAATGAATTAATTCTTCATTTATCTGAGAATAATTCTGGCTCATGTATTTTATCAATTTCAAGCCCAATGACTGCTTTAGGAGACACCTTGTTATTTGTTGACACTTCGCTAGTTGGTAGCAATAACTATTTATTAGAATTTGATAATTTTGGAAACATAATAAATTCAGTTGGTCATCCTAGTGGTGCATTAAATTATGCAACCTGTAGTGGATTTTGTTTTTATTCAAACTACATGTATTCAATATTTTCTAAGACAATATACAGTCCAATAACATATGGGAGTACAACTACAAATTTGATCACAAACTCTCCTGACATATACATTACAAAACAAGATACCCTTGGTAATCCAATTTCACTTTGCAATTTTGGCAACAGTGGTGATGACCATCCTTCAAAAATATCAATAGATAATAATGGGAACGTCATTGTTGCAGGCTACTACGACAGCCCAGCATTAACCTTCGCAGGCACCACTATTAGCAATTCGGGTAGCGAAGATGCATTTATAGCAAAATACGATTCACTTGGGAACGAGCTTTGGATAAAACGAATTTACTCATCAGACGATGATGAACCGGAAGCGCTTGCTGTGGATGAATTTGGGAATATTTATTATGCACAACGCACAAATTCAAGTTTGTTAAATGTTGATGGGAATTTATTATATGCGAATAATAGCAATGGGGTATCATTTCTAATAAAATTTGGTGCGAATGGTAACTTTGCTTGGAGTAAATTACTTCATTCAAATGCCAGCACAATATATGACCAAAACTTCATTTGTGATGTAAAGATTGATAATTCAAATAATGTTTTAGTTGCCGCATACTCAAGTGCTCTAACATCTTTATTTGATTCAGACACAATATGGGCATCTAATGTTTTTCCAACACAACCTAATTGCCATAATCCGTTGATTGCCAAATTGGATTCATCCGGTTCCATATTATGGAAAAAGTACGCTATTACTGAAACTGCAATAGGTGAATCTATAGAACCAATAATAACTTTTGATAAGGATAATAGTGTATATTTTGATTTTTACTTTGCAGATGATACTGTTTATTTTGATAATGATACAATAATATCACCTTCTCAACCAAATGATATGTTTACAATTCTAAGTAAATTTAATCCTTCCGGGGAAAAACTATGGCACAATATTTTTGAACAACACTTTGCATATCCTCGATTATTATATATTGATGATGCTTATGATATTTATATAAGCGGTGTTTTCAATACCATGCCTTCTATTCAATTTGACAGTCTTGTTTCACCAAGCTTTTATTTAAACAGCAATGATATTTATGTTTTAAAAGCAAGCCAATTCATTCCTGCTCCCGATACCACAAAACAATATATAAATCTGAATCAGGGTTGGTCAATCATTTCGAGCTATGTTGATATATATGTGGCAGATTGTGATTCAGTTTTTGAAGATGTGGCTCCAGATATGGTTCTTATGAAAAACGAAACCGGGCAAACTTTTTGGCCTATGTATAATGTAAACACTATTGGCGATTTGCAAATTGGTGAAGGTTATATTATAAAAATGTACAACTTTAATATCCTTGAAGTAAACGGCATAGCTGTTGTGCCCGAAACAACACCATTGAACTTACAGTCAGGCTGGAATATAATAGGCTACCTCCGCCAAAACCCCGGAGACATCGGCACTATGCTTGCCAACATTTCATCAAATGTATATGTTGTAAAAAATGGCAATGGCTTGGTTTATTGGCCCCTCTACGGAATAAACAACATAGGAAACATGAATCCCGGCGAAGGCTACCAAATAAAAATGACTGCTGCGGATACTTTGCTTTATCCGGCGAATTAGAATCTGGCATCAGTCTCTGTGGGTTTTGAAAACCCACCGTATCTTTTTACGCTATCAAAATATATTCTCTCCCTTTTTTCTTAGGCTATCAAATAAAAATGCTGGCTGCTGATATTTTGCTTTAACCAACTAATTAGAATCTATTCAAAACAAAACTTTCATCATTACTCAAATTTGTATATTTGCCTAATTTTAATCTAAAATATAAGTAATGAAAAAGTATTTGGTTTTTGTTTTGGTTGTTGCGATTTTTAGCAATTGCAGTACCGACAATAGTAATTTTGGAGTATCAGGAAATATTAAAAATGCCGGTGAGAATTGGATATTTCTGTATGATTATGAGGATAGCAGATATATGCGTAAGGCTTTAGATTCTGCAAAAATAGGTAGCGATGGAAATTTTACAGTAAAAGCTCGTTGCGAAAAAACTACTTTTTTCTCTCTGCAAAAAGACAAATCCGATTTTATTTTGCTTCTTATAAATCCTGATGAAGAAGTTAAAATAGATGCCGATTTTTCTAATCTAAATAAAACTTATTCTGTTTCAGGCTCTAAAGAATCAGAGGCTATTAAAGAAGTTGCCGATTCTTCATATTTTTATGACAATGAGATTCAAAAGCTAAACAAAATTTATCAGGATGCACTTGAGGACAAAACAATTGATATAGAGGCTTTAAGAACAAGCTTAGACCAACGATCTGGAATTATTTTGTCAAAGTTCAGAAACTATCTATTGAGCTTTATCAAAAAGAATGAAAGCTCTCTTGTCTCCTTAATGGCGCTGTTTCAAGGCATTGCAGGCAGACAAATTCTTACTGAAAAAAGCGATCTGGCACATTTCGAAAATGTCGAGAGAAATCTAACTAAGTTATATCCTGAATCAA includes:
- a CDS encoding sigma-70 family RNA polymerase sigma factor; its protein translation is MSRAKDIEKFKKIVSRIQKGDENALNGIFEEYRDPFVYQFLKMFGEDINTATSIYIDALLAFKKNIAENKTPNFTAKFETYLFKIGKNIYLNSKRGKKISLIEYSDRIEEEVQQTIFEEEETQKVIITTEEIIKLENAIILKLDQLKSKCQEILKQTYYNGIKAEELANLMELESKNALYTQRSRCLDILRELVFSDLSESEINKQILEK
- a CDS encoding response regulator, which gives rise to MPPKILIVEDNIANQILMIEHLKYFQAKVEIANNGLEALEMVKNQSFDIVLMDLNMPVLSGFEATKKIREIYCKEYLPIIAVTGNSSNNEEKICLEIGMNAFVKKPYSAKKIVCEIEKLLNIFV
- a CDS encoding AhpC/TSA family protein → MKKYLVFVLVVAIFSNCSTDNSNFGVSGNIKNAGENWIFLYDYEDSRYMRKALDSAKIGSDGNFTVKARCEKTTFFSLQKDKSDFILLLINPDEEVKIDADFSNLNKTYSVSGSKESEAIKEVADSSYFYDNEIQKLNKIYQDALEDKTIDIEALRTSLDQRSGIILSKFRNYLLSFIKKNESSLVSLMALFQGIAGRQILTEKSDLAHFENVERNLTKLYPESKHLLTLRSSISQMKQKFIAEEQQKIQKEQPQASVEINTIAPEINLPSPNGENISLHSLRGKYVLLDFWASWCAPCRRENPNLVANYNKYKDEGFEIYQVSLDKAGKRSDWINAIRADKLDWIHVSDLKFWQCVPAKQYGVKSIPSSFLIDKDGKVIAKNLRASELGKKLKQIFNK